A part of Miscanthus floridulus cultivar M001 chromosome 6, ASM1932011v1, whole genome shotgun sequence genomic DNA contains:
- the LOC136459457 gene encoding uncharacterized protein — translation MRRKGSECTRISPAEIGAGTPMLSLASRSGRRAPSDRDRPRQVRGACGSRLLRTARWMAAQFYRRARVSIVRAFRSSSSATKKAAAATAASPDCTPARHSSRRQQQSAPPVVVDDSHKSEAVEECIRFMNSSSRKYR, via the coding sequence ATGAGGAGGAAAGGGAGCGAGTGCACAAGGATCAGCCCAGCTGAGATCGGCGCCGGCACGCCTATGCTCTCCCTGGCGTCCAGATCCGGCCGGAGGGCGCCGTCGGACCGGGACCGGCCTCGGCAAGTGCGGGGAGCCTGCGGCTCTCGCCTGCTGCGGACCGCGCGGTGGATGGCCGCGCAGTTCTACAGGCGAGCGAGGGTAAGCATCGTCAGAGCGTTTCGGTCCTCGTCGTCGGCGACCAAGAAAGCAGCTGCTGCCACTGCTGCTTCACCGGATTGCACGCCGGCGAGGCATAGCAGTAGGCGGCAGCAGCAGTCCGCGCCACCGGTAGTCGTCGATGACTCGCACAAGAGCGAAGCGGTGGAGGAGTGCATCAGGTTCATGAACTCGTCGTCGAGGAAGTACCGGTAG